A region of the Sphingomonas sp. S2-65 genome:
TCCTCATCGTCGTTCTGGTGCGGGAACGAAGCGTGCGCGCGGGTGCTCCGGGAAAAGATGGTCAACAAGGCGTGAAGATGCGCACCGCCTTGTTCCGCCCGGCCTTTACCCGACGCCTCGGCTTCGCGATAAACCGGCCACCCCGCGTCCGCGGGGCTTGCTCCGGAGAGTCGTGGGATGCGCAAATGGTTGCTGGGATTGGCGTTGGTGTCCTTGGGAAGCGCCGGCATGAGTGTTGAGGCCGCGGCGCAGGCGGCCAGCCAGGCGCTGACGCTGGAACGCGTGTTCGCCAGCCCCGACCTGAACGGCCAGACCCCGCGCGCCCCCCGGCTGTCCCCGGACGGCAAGTATCTGACGCTGCTCCGCAACCGCGCCGATGAAAAGGAGCGGTTCGACCTGTGGGCGATGGACACGACCACGGGGCAATGGCGGATGCTGGTCGATTCCAAGAAGATCGGATCGGGCGCCGAGCTGTCCGAAGCCGAGAAGATGCAGCGCGAGCGGCTGCGCATCGGCGGCAGCAAGGGCGTGGTCGCCTATGGCTGGGCGCCGGACGGCAAGTCGATCCTCGTGCCGCTGGACGGCGACCTGTACCTGGCGATGCTCGACGGCGAGACGCGCCGGCTGACCCAGACGACCCAGGGCGAACTGAATCCAACGGTCAGCCCGGCGGGCAACTTCGTCAGCTTCGTGCGCGACCAGAATCTGTTCGTGCAGCCGCTGAGCGGCGGCGCGGCCAAGCAGCTGACCATCACCGGCGCCGGTACGGTGCATTGGGGCGAGGCCGAGTTCGTGGCGCAGGAGGAAATGGACCGGCGCACCGGATATTGGTGGTCGCCGAACGACGCGCTGGTGGCGGTCGAGCGCTTCGACGAGGCGCCAGTGGGCGTGGTACGCCGCGCGGCGATCGGTGCCGAAGGGACCAGCATCTATGAGCAGCGCTACCCGGCGGCGGATACGCCCAACGTGCTGGTCGAGCTGCATGTGATCGATCCCGCCAGCGGCCGGCAGGTCAAGGTCGACCTGGGCGCGAACCCCGACATCTATCTGGCGCGGGTCGACTGGGCGCCCGATGGCAAGACGCTGTACGTCCAGCGGCAGAGCCGCGACCAGAAGCGGCTCGACATGCTGAAGGTCGATCCGGCTACGGGCAAGGCGTCGGTGCTGTTCAGCGAGACGATCCGGCCCGAGGCGAAGGGCAAGAGCTGGCTGAACCTGTCCGACGCGTATCACTTCATGCCCGACGGCAGCCTGATCTGGGCATCGGAGCGGAGCGGATTCCGGCATCTGTACCGCTATGCCGGCGGCAAGTGGACGCAACTGACCAAGGGCCCTTGGGTCGTCACCGATCTGGTGGGCGTGGACGAGGCGCGCGGACGGCTGTTCTTCACCGCGAACAAGGACGATCTGCTGGAGCAGCAGCTCTATGCGCTCGATCTCGCGCATCCGGACAAGGTCACGCGGCTGACCGAAGCCGGGTGGAACAACGGCGCGACGATGGACGGCGCGGCGACGCGGGCGATCGTCACGCGATCGAGCCCGAGCCAGCCGAGCCAGGTCTATCTGGCCGACACGAGCGGCAAGCGGATCGCCTGGGTGGAGGAGAATGCGCTGAAGCCCGGGCATCCCTATTACCCCTTCGCGGCCAGCCACCGGAAGACGCAGTACGGGTCGTTCAAGGCAAAGGACGGCACGACGCTGTATTGGGAGATGATCACCCCCGAGCTGGAGCCGGGCAAGCGCTATCCGGTGTTCTTCGAGCATTATGGCGGGCCGGGGACCGGGCAGCAGGTGATGCACCGTTGGACCGGCGCGTTGCCGCAATATCTGGTCGATCGCGGCTATGTGTATTTCCGCATCGACAATCGCGGGTCGTTCAACCGCGGCAAGGAGTTCGAAGACCATATCTACCATGCGATGGGCACGGTGGAGGTCGAGGACCAAGTCGCCGGCGCCGACTATCTGAAGACGCTGCCGTTCGTCGATGCCAAGAAGATCGTGACCTATGGCTGGTCGTATGGCGGCTATATGTCGATCAAGATGCTCGAAAAGGCGCCGGGGGTGTTCGCCGCAGCGGTATCGGGCGCGCCGGTGACGCGCTGGGAGCTGTACGACACCCACTACACCGAGCGCTATCTGGGCGATCCCAAGAGCGATCCGCGGAGCTATGCCTCGTCCGACGCTTTGGCGGATGTGGGCAAGATCCAGGACCCGCTGCTGCTGATCCACGGCATGGCGGACGACAATGTCGTGTTCGAGAACGCCACCGTGTTCGCGGCGCGGATGCAGGCCGAGGCGCGGCCGTTCGAAATGATGTTCTATCCCGGCCAGACCCACCGCGTCGGCGGACCGGGGGTGAGCGTGCACCTGTGGGAGACGATCCTGAACTTCCTGGACCGCTATACGAGGGACGCTAAATAGGCGCGATTGGGGGCTGAAAGCCCGCTTTGCGGCGACGGCTGTCTTTCCGCTTCTTGTCCGTCGCGTGAGGCGCGGTGGGCCCCGGCACGAGGCCGGGGTGACATAAAGGGAGAAGGGGGAGAAGGGGGAGAAGCGGCCGGTGGGGTGGCGTGACTTCACTCACCCACGGGTCACCCCGGCCTTGTGCCGGGGTCCACGTCGCCGCGCTTGCTGCCTGGTCGCTTCTTGTCCGTCGCGTCAGGCGCGGTGGACCCCGGCACGAGGCGGGGGGGACGAAGGAGGAAGGTGCCGGGCGAAAAGCGAAAAAAGTCCGCGCCGTCTGATATTTACCGGCTGGACACGAAGTCGCGCGTATAGCGCGGGGCTTGTTCGGAGTGCGTCATGACCAATGTCGGTGAACTGGAGTTGGCGCCGACCGGGGGCGGGGCTCGCATCGACCTGCTGGA
Encoded here:
- a CDS encoding DPP IV N-terminal domain-containing protein; the protein is MRKWLLGLALVSLGSAGMSVEAAAQAASQALTLERVFASPDLNGQTPRAPRLSPDGKYLTLLRNRADEKERFDLWAMDTTTGQWRMLVDSKKIGSGAELSEAEKMQRERLRIGGSKGVVAYGWAPDGKSILVPLDGDLYLAMLDGETRRLTQTTQGELNPTVSPAGNFVSFVRDQNLFVQPLSGGAAKQLTITGAGTVHWGEAEFVAQEEMDRRTGYWWSPNDALVAVERFDEAPVGVVRRAAIGAEGTSIYEQRYPAADTPNVLVELHVIDPASGRQVKVDLGANPDIYLARVDWAPDGKTLYVQRQSRDQKRLDMLKVDPATGKASVLFSETIRPEAKGKSWLNLSDAYHFMPDGSLIWASERSGFRHLYRYAGGKWTQLTKGPWVVTDLVGVDEARGRLFFTANKDDLLEQQLYALDLAHPDKVTRLTEAGWNNGATMDGAATRAIVTRSSPSQPSQVYLADTSGKRIAWVEENALKPGHPYYPFAASHRKTQYGSFKAKDGTTLYWEMITPELEPGKRYPVFFEHYGGPGTGQQVMHRWTGALPQYLVDRGYVYFRIDNRGSFNRGKEFEDHIYHAMGTVEVEDQVAGADYLKTLPFVDAKKIVTYGWSYGGYMSIKMLEKAPGVFAAAVSGAPVTRWELYDTHYTERYLGDPKSDPRSYASSDALADVGKIQDPLLLIHGMADDNVVFENATVFAARMQAEARPFEMMFYPGQTHRVGGPGVSVHLWETILNFLDRYTRDAK